One part of the Lycium ferocissimum isolate CSIRO_LF1 chromosome 8, AGI_CSIRO_Lferr_CH_V1, whole genome shotgun sequence genome encodes these proteins:
- the LOC132068206 gene encoding major pollen allergen Ole e 10-like yields MLKKVMVLTSERNFGLFRPDFTPIFNIGIMKGEPLPVLPPQKPLPKPAQPQPRDPTKPGPRLPAQPLPKPAALLGKKLLTVMPKVNATDAQLQANLNWACHNQGVNRGPVQVGGPCFSPNTVRSHAAFVMNSYYQIKGRDDFNCDFLGSGVIIFADPSYGTCKYLS; encoded by the exons ATGTTAAAAAAGGTAATGGTTCTGACTTCTGAGAGGAATTTTGGATTATTTAGACCTGATTTTACTCCAATATTTAATATTGGAATCATGAAGGGAGAGCCACTGCCAGTATTGCCGCCACAAAAG CCACTTCCAAAACCAGCACAACCACAACCAAGAGACCCAACAAAGCCAGGCCCAAGACTTCCAGCCCAACCACTTCCAAAGCCAGCAGCATTATTGGGCAAGAAATTATTAACTGTCATGCCAAAAGTAAATGCTACAGATGCACAATTACAGGCAAATTTAAATTGGGCTTGTCATAATCAAGGTGTGAATCGTGGCCCAGTTCAAGTTGGAGGCCCATGTTTTAGCCCAAATACTGTTAGGTCTCATGCAGCCTTTGTTATGAATTCTTATTATCAAATTAAGGGACGTGATGACTTCAACTGTGATTTTTTGGGCTCTGGTGTCATCATCTTTGCTGATCCAA GTTATGGTACATGCAAGTACCTATCTTGA